One Candidatus Binatia bacterium genomic region harbors:
- a CDS encoding MaoC family dehydratase — translation MARIFKTPAEMLTCIGEELGPTDWLLIDQARVDLFAEATGDHQWIHVDPERAKDGPFGGTIAHGYLTLSLVNFFLPQMIEVQGISMGVNYGCEKVRFPAAVPVGSRVRGHGTLAHVEEVKGGAIQATVRVSIAVDGSERPGCVVDTISRFVPA, via the coding sequence ATGGCGAGAATTTTCAAGACACCCGCGGAAATGTTGACCTGCATTGGCGAAGAACTGGGGCCGACGGATTGGCTTTTGATCGATCAGGCTCGCGTCGATCTTTTCGCGGAAGCGACTGGCGACCACCAGTGGATTCACGTCGACCCGGAGCGCGCCAAGGATGGACCCTTTGGCGGCACGATCGCGCACGGTTACCTGACGCTATCGCTGGTCAACTTCTTCCTGCCGCAGATGATCGAGGTTCAGGGTATCTCGATGGGCGTGAACTATGGCTGCGAGAAAGTTCGTTTTCCCGCGGCGGTCCCCGTCGGATCCCGGGTGCGCGGTCACGGTACGTTGGCTCACGTCGAGGAGGTCAAAGGGGGCGCTATTCAGGCCACCGTGCGCGTATCGATCGCGGTAGATGGCTCCGAGAGACCCGGTTGTGTTGTGGATACGATCAGCCGATTTGTACCGGCCTGA
- a CDS encoding PPOX class F420-dependent oxidoreductase, with product MSSVGEEAYVQLTTFTRDGRPKPAPVWIAALADGRVGFTTGGASWKVRRIRQTARVELRPCDRSGNVLPDAPLLTGEAAVAKPADEQAVRSAIHAKYGWQVRLIEAFGALAKLLGSSVGSSGVAIVIELAGEDSA from the coding sequence ATGTCATCGGTCGGGGAAGAAGCTTACGTCCAACTCACCACGTTTACACGGGACGGCCGCCCGAAGCCGGCACCCGTCTGGATTGCCGCTTTGGCCGATGGTCGAGTCGGATTTACGACCGGCGGAGCTTCCTGGAAAGTACGGCGGATTCGCCAGACGGCCCGTGTGGAGTTGCGCCCCTGCGATCGCAGCGGCAACGTGCTTCCGGATGCTCCCTTGCTGACCGGCGAGGCAGCAGTCGCAAAACCGGCAGATGAGCAAGCGGTTCGTTCAGCAATTCACGCTAAATATGGTTGGCAGGTTCGTCTGATCGAGGCTTTCGGGGCTTTGGCGAAGCTGCTGGGCAGCAGTGTTGGTAGCAGCGGTGTGGCCATCGTCATTGAACTCGCAGGCGAGGATTCGGCTTAG
- a CDS encoding class I adenylate-forming enzyme family protein: MFWESFDRWALRDGAHPAYIDTDGGRIWSREELSRLVEGASRDLRPYAGGLVAIHLRNGPEFVANVLAAWHQGCSVLPVDGEADDAVAESLCGSLKAAVLINAEGVWPREGTRSAALGPGLIKLTSGSSGAPRGVRLSLGALYKGAEQIAETMQICGADRTLLTLPLSHSYGFDNGLLMLSLLGVPIVAARDLTPNRLCRVVREHQPTVWPSIPFLLDVLSRSRGVEASDLSSLRLVVSAGAPLPPRTRAMYAQRFGVTPRTFYGSTECGGITFDREGATEFPEGSVGTPLEGVRVTLDEAGPSGVGRVRVHSPSVGDSYVPEPSHELSTGSFLTSDIGRIDEAGRLILLGRVTDMINVGARKVYPAEIESVIREVAGVEDVVVMAADRETASESLRAIVVAADPNARAIQEFCAGRLPAWKVPRRIEFRKALPRNARGKLDRRLL; this comes from the coding sequence GTGTTTTGGGAATCCTTCGATCGCTGGGCGCTTCGGGACGGGGCGCATCCGGCCTATATCGACACCGATGGTGGTCGAATCTGGTCGCGGGAGGAGCTGTCGCGGCTGGTCGAGGGTGCGAGTCGCGATTTGCGGCCCTACGCGGGCGGGCTCGTAGCGATTCATTTGCGAAACGGTCCGGAATTCGTCGCCAATGTTCTGGCCGCGTGGCATCAGGGTTGCTCGGTTCTGCCGGTTGACGGAGAAGCCGACGACGCTGTCGCCGAGAGCCTATGTGGCTCGCTGAAGGCAGCAGTCCTGATCAATGCCGAGGGGGTTTGGCCTCGAGAGGGTACACGATCTGCAGCGCTCGGACCCGGTCTGATCAAGTTGACGTCGGGTTCCAGCGGGGCTCCCCGCGGTGTTCGCCTAAGCCTCGGTGCTCTGTATAAGGGGGCTGAACAGATTGCCGAGACCATGCAGATCTGTGGCGCAGATCGAACGCTCCTGACTCTGCCGCTCAGCCATTCCTATGGTTTTGACAACGGGCTGCTGATGCTCTCGCTTCTGGGTGTTCCGATTGTGGCGGCGAGAGATCTCACCCCGAACAGGCTCTGTCGGGTTGTGCGGGAGCACCAGCCTACAGTATGGCCGTCGATTCCCTTCCTCCTCGATGTGCTTTCCCGATCCCGGGGAGTCGAAGCCAGTGATCTATCCTCGTTGCGTCTGGTGGTCTCGGCCGGGGCACCCTTGCCGCCGCGAACCCGGGCGATGTACGCGCAGCGGTTCGGCGTCACGCCGCGGACTTTTTATGGATCGACCGAATGCGGGGGGATCACTTTCGATCGTGAGGGTGCGACAGAGTTCCCCGAGGGGTCGGTGGGGACACCGCTTGAAGGTGTACGCGTGACGCTTGACGAAGCTGGTCCCTCGGGGGTCGGACGTGTGCGCGTACATTCCCCATCGGTCGGCGATAGCTACGTTCCCGAGCCATCGCACGAGTTATCTACGGGTAGTTTTTTGACATCGGATATCGGTCGCATCGATGAGGCAGGTCGGTTGATCCTGTTGGGGCGGGTGACCGATATGATCAACGTTGGTGCTCGGAAGGTCTACCCGGCGGAAATTGAGTCGGTGATTCGTGAGGTCGCTGGAGTCGAGGATGTCGTTGTCATGGCCGCAGACCGTGAGACCGCGAGCGAATCTCTTCGGGCGATTGTGGTCGCGGCGGACCCGAACGCACGCGCGATTCAGGAGTTTTGCGCCGGGAGGCTTCCTGCGTGGAAGGTCCCGCGACGCATAGAGTTCCGAAAAGCTCTGCCGCGAAATGCGCGGGGCAAGTTGGACCGACGACTCCTTTGA
- a CDS encoding PQQ-binding-like beta-propeller repeat protein, with translation MKKSNYLPAIGAFALFVGFSLVSGSATIAEASGGLATGAWPTVHHDIQNTSRSDDLNGPLGPNPQVVWQYRNAFGRTGVTIGEDQDGNVGVYSGDGRQPITRLDPTSGAVVWNSSPGYFEGQADKSTPTLGANGRAYMGERGNNMIVADMLTGDVVLKKKIKHDGDVRTSPLILSDGCIIYCSGALGNGWCKSLKPDAEDTPEDPYYWSTALRGSILNVAPAASIDETVTYISLDRQKVVAINSETKAELWRVTPSRRGRGGSVADHSPVVGPDDTVYFGSRDGIFALDPATGKTMWKWSTQGRESIGSNPALGADGRLYVGVSGKPSFVVAISPPTTCLEADWPCEGETSWRYNMQDRGTFTNNGGAIDAEGRFYVTYRKQLMAFDADGTDHDTNATTPDQGQLIWNMEFPRNFKNPVSIGAENVLYVVNGKTVFKVAD, from the coding sequence ATGAAAAAAAGTAATTACCTGCCGGCAATCGGCGCTTTCGCCCTTTTCGTCGGGTTCTCTCTGGTTTCTGGTTCAGCCACCATCGCGGAGGCATCAGGCGGCCTTGCGACCGGTGCCTGGCCGACGGTGCATCACGATATACAAAATACTTCCCGCTCAGATGATCTGAACGGTCCGCTGGGACCGAACCCGCAGGTTGTCTGGCAATATCGAAACGCCTTTGGCCGCACAGGTGTGACGATCGGCGAGGACCAGGATGGCAATGTCGGTGTGTATAGCGGCGACGGACGACAGCCGATCACCCGCCTCGACCCGACCTCCGGTGCCGTCGTGTGGAATTCCAGCCCCGGGTATTTTGAAGGGCAAGCGGATAAATCCACACCGACCCTCGGGGCCAATGGCCGCGCATATATGGGTGAACGCGGCAATAATATGATCGTCGCCGACATGCTCACCGGCGACGTCGTTCTGAAGAAAAAAATCAAACATGACGGAGATGTTCGGACATCGCCACTGATCCTCAGCGATGGATGCATCATCTATTGCAGCGGCGCTCTTGGTAACGGTTGGTGCAAATCACTGAAACCGGACGCCGAGGATACGCCGGAAGATCCCTACTACTGGTCGACCGCCCTGCGGGGATCGATTCTGAATGTCGCGCCCGCAGCCAGTATCGATGAGACAGTGACCTATATCAGCCTCGACCGTCAAAAAGTCGTGGCCATCAACTCCGAGACCAAAGCCGAGTTGTGGCGGGTCACACCGAGTAGACGTGGTCGGGGCGGCTCGGTCGCCGATCACTCCCCTGTGGTCGGCCCGGACGATACCGTTTACTTTGGGTCCCGTGACGGCATCTTTGCCCTCGATCCGGCGACCGGAAAAACCATGTGGAAATGGTCGACTCAGGGTCGGGAATCGATTGGATCGAACCCGGCTCTTGGTGCCGATGGCCGTCTCTATGTTGGCGTGTCGGGCAAACCGTCCTTCGTCGTCGCCATCTCACCCCCGACCACTTGCCTCGAAGCGGATTGGCCGTGCGAAGGAGAGACCAGCTGGCGCTACAACATGCAGGATCGAGGCACGTTCACCAATAACGGAGGCGCTATCGATGCTGAAGGACGCTTCTACGTGACCTACCGCAAGCAGTTGATGGCGTTTGATGCTGACGGCACCGACCACGATACGAATGCGACTACGCCGGATCAGGGGCAATTGATCTGGAATATGGAGTTCCCCCGCAACTTCAAAAACCCGGTCTCGATCGGAGCCGAGAACGTTCTCTACGTGGTCAACGGCAAAACGGTTTTCAAAGTCGCTGACTAA
- a CDS encoding SDR family oxidoreductase, protein MSLSLDFSGQVALVTGGGKGVGRGITETFLSAGANVVICGRNAPEETPEVAGRVAEFIPTDLRDLEQQQKLVDQVVAHHGRLDILINNAGGAPEAEAASASPRFHEKIVHLNMLAPMHLSQMVNRVMQDQADGGSIVSITSVSGHRPSPGTAAYGAAKAGLISWTQSTAVEWAPKVRVNTVSAGMVLTEQAEQHFGTGKLLARVEDTVPLGRLASPGEIGQACAYLASPMASYVTGTDLLIHGGGEWPSFYSVTHDKQEN, encoded by the coding sequence ATGTCTTTATCTCTCGATTTTTCCGGACAAGTCGCGCTGGTGACGGGCGGTGGCAAGGGCGTTGGCCGGGGTATCACCGAAACCTTCCTGTCGGCCGGTGCAAATGTCGTGATCTGTGGCCGAAACGCCCCGGAGGAAACGCCGGAAGTCGCAGGCCGCGTGGCCGAATTCATACCGACAGACTTGCGCGATCTTGAGCAGCAGCAGAAACTCGTCGATCAGGTAGTCGCGCACCACGGCCGGTTGGATATTCTCATCAACAATGCGGGGGGAGCACCCGAGGCCGAAGCGGCCAGTGCTTCGCCGCGATTTCACGAAAAAATTGTCCACCTCAATATGCTCGCCCCGATGCATCTCTCGCAGATGGTCAACCGGGTGATGCAGGACCAGGCCGATGGCGGGTCGATCGTCAGCATCACCAGCGTGAGCGGACACCGGCCTTCGCCCGGGACAGCCGCCTATGGGGCCGCCAAGGCAGGGCTGATCAGTTGGACTCAATCCACCGCAGTCGAGTGGGCGCCCAAAGTGCGAGTGAATACGGTTTCTGCGGGCATGGTTCTGACCGAGCAGGCAGAGCAGCATTTTGGAACGGGCAAACTCCTCGCACGGGTGGAGGATACAGTCCCCCTGGGCAGGCTTGCCTCCCCAGGGGAGATTGGGCAGGCGTGCGCCTACCTGGCCTCCCCGATGGCATCCTACGTCACAGGGACGGATCTTCTCATTCACGGTGGCGGCGAGTGGCCCTCATTCTACAGCGTGACCCACGACAAGCAGGAGAATTAA
- a CDS encoding glutathione S-transferase N-terminal domain-containing protein — protein sequence MKWIMRIIRAIVGPILLLLDAVFAPKALVRAPEAQAEVDAATQTLKLYQFLACPFCVRVRRGMKRLALPIETRDTKRNEEWREELLREGGSPKVPCLRIEEADGVRWLYESKAINEYLESRFAV from the coding sequence ATGAAATGGATCATGCGAATCATCCGGGCGATTGTCGGCCCGATCCTCCTTTTGCTCGACGCGGTTTTTGCTCCGAAGGCGCTGGTTCGTGCCCCAGAGGCCCAGGCGGAGGTCGACGCCGCGACCCAGACTCTGAAATTATACCAGTTTCTGGCCTGCCCCTTCTGTGTTCGCGTGCGACGCGGAATGAAAAGGCTGGCGCTGCCAATCGAGACACGAGACACGAAACGCAATGAGGAATGGCGCGAAGAACTGCTGCGGGAAGGCGGATCGCCGAAAGTCCCTTGCCTCCGCATCGAAGAGGCTGATGGCGTCCGCTGGCTCTACGAATCCAAGGCGATCAACGAGTATCTGGAATCTCGCTTTGCCGTCTGA
- a CDS encoding tryptophan 7-halogenase, whose product MSTAENVLDAIVVGGGPAGATAANKLARTGASVLVCEKATFPRFHVGESLLPTNVPLLQELGVEEEIRAAGSVTKHGAEVISADGEARTAIYFRQAMCPLPETTFQVERAKFDNILLRAADKAGAEVREGTLVKSCVREKDHWKVVLEDDSGTTEKICKWIIDGSGRDTFLANQNRSKEMLAQHKRVSFFAHFDHVWRAEGDAQGNTVLVRTADGWFWLIPVSATRTSVGVVLPASEVRRSGLRPEALLEQAIERAPEMARRMQSAVRATEVQGTSDFSYRTGDMTGPGFITAGDAYSFLDPIFSTGVWLAMRGGAGAAETVAKCLRRPARTDRYLRRFSKREERVQRHFRRLIQYFYDPGFTDVFLRPVNAFGLRRAVGTYVSGALPQRLGPRLRLEIVLTVARLQPRLGLVPRVILPQTLAPSTP is encoded by the coding sequence GTGAGCACTGCGGAGAACGTACTCGACGCCATCGTCGTCGGCGGGGGACCTGCGGGTGCTACGGCCGCCAACAAGTTGGCCCGCACCGGGGCGAGCGTCCTGGTGTGCGAGAAAGCCACCTTCCCGAGATTTCACGTTGGCGAATCACTTCTCCCGACCAATGTGCCGCTCCTGCAAGAACTCGGCGTCGAAGAGGAGATCCGCGCGGCCGGAAGTGTCACCAAACACGGCGCCGAGGTCATCTCTGCCGATGGCGAGGCGCGGACGGCAATCTACTTCCGCCAGGCGATGTGCCCTCTGCCCGAAACCACGTTTCAGGTTGAGCGAGCCAAATTCGACAATATATTGCTGCGAGCTGCCGACAAGGCGGGAGCCGAGGTTCGCGAAGGAACTTTGGTCAAATCCTGCGTGAGGGAAAAAGACCACTGGAAGGTCGTCCTTGAAGACGATTCCGGCACCACCGAAAAGATTTGTAAATGGATCATCGACGGCAGCGGCCGTGACACCTTTCTCGCTAATCAGAATCGATCCAAGGAAATGCTCGCGCAGCACAAGCGAGTCAGCTTCTTTGCCCACTTCGATCACGTCTGGCGAGCTGAGGGGGATGCTCAGGGCAACACTGTTCTGGTCCGGACGGCCGATGGTTGGTTCTGGCTGATTCCGGTCAGCGCCACCAGAACCAGCGTCGGCGTGGTTCTGCCGGCCTCGGAAGTCCGCCGATCCGGCTTGCGACCCGAAGCACTGCTCGAGCAAGCGATCGAACGCGCGCCTGAAATGGCTCGCAGAATGCAGTCAGCCGTGCGTGCGACCGAAGTTCAGGGCACCAGCGATTTCTCCTACCGCACAGGAGATATGACCGGACCAGGCTTCATCACGGCTGGCGACGCTTACTCCTTTCTGGACCCGATCTTCTCGACGGGCGTGTGGCTGGCGATGCGCGGTGGTGCCGGGGCCGCCGAGACCGTCGCAAAATGCCTCCGGCGTCCTGCACGAACGGATCGCTATCTCCGAAGGTTCTCGAAGCGTGAAGAGCGAGTGCAACGACATTTCCGACGACTCATTCAATACTTCTACGACCCGGGCTTTACCGATGTCTTTCTCCGTCCGGTCAATGCCTTCGGACTTCGCCGCGCGGTGGGCACCTATGTTTCGGGCGCACTGCCGCAGCGACTCGGGCCGCGCCTGCGACTCGAGATCGTCCTGACCGTCGCCAGACTCCAACCTCGGCTCGGACTGGTCCCCCGCGTCATCCTGCCGCAGACCCTGGCACCATCAACGCCTTGA
- a CDS encoding acyl-CoA/acyl-ACP dehydrogenase: MNLNFNEDQEELRRSAKAFLAEHSSSERVREAMVTEAGFSTEVWAKISGEMGWPALLFAEEYGGFGLTQVDLVALLEEMGGRLLCSPFFSSIVLAGQAIQFTGNEDQKSRWLPALASGETLATLALTESSGRYDPDGIQLTARRDGGHLILDGVKTYVPDGGGADLFVVAARDPGTSGADGIRLVLVPAGTEGVSARTLPTVDQTRRQGEIRFSSARVPAENLLDAPDAGWDALSHILDLAAIALAAEQIGGAQAILDQTVAYAKERVQFGRPIGSFQAVKHKCADMCVAVESARSAVYYAAAAAATGSDELPELASMAKAYCSEAFFACAADAIQVHGGVGFTWEYDCHLYFKRAKSTETFLGDPVWHREQVAQRIGIGRQKSS; the protein is encoded by the coding sequence ATGAATCTTAATTTTAACGAAGATCAGGAAGAATTACGCCGCTCGGCCAAGGCTTTCCTTGCCGAACACTCTTCGTCGGAGCGCGTGCGCGAGGCGATGGTGACCGAGGCGGGATTTTCGACCGAGGTATGGGCCAAGATCTCGGGAGAGATGGGGTGGCCTGCCCTTCTTTTTGCCGAGGAGTATGGGGGCTTCGGGCTCACTCAGGTCGATTTGGTAGCCTTGCTCGAGGAGATGGGTGGGCGATTACTCTGTTCCCCGTTCTTCTCCAGCATCGTCCTGGCAGGGCAAGCGATCCAGTTTACGGGGAATGAAGATCAGAAGTCGCGATGGCTCCCGGCGCTTGCCAGCGGCGAGACCCTTGCGACACTCGCCTTGACCGAGTCTTCCGGCCGTTACGATCCAGACGGGATTCAATTGACGGCCCGCCGGGACGGAGGGCATCTGATTCTGGATGGGGTCAAGACGTATGTGCCGGATGGCGGGGGCGCCGACCTCTTTGTCGTGGCAGCGAGAGACCCCGGTACGTCCGGAGCCGACGGGATTCGCCTGGTACTGGTGCCGGCTGGAACCGAGGGCGTTTCCGCCCGCACCCTGCCCACGGTCGATCAGACGCGCCGTCAGGGGGAGATCCGTTTTTCCTCGGCCCGCGTGCCGGCAGAGAATCTTCTGGATGCCCCGGATGCGGGCTGGGATGCGCTTTCTCATATTCTGGATCTGGCAGCGATCGCTTTGGCGGCCGAACAAATCGGGGGCGCTCAGGCGATTCTCGACCAGACAGTGGCCTACGCGAAGGAACGAGTTCAGTTCGGCCGACCAATCGGTTCCTTTCAGGCGGTGAAGCACAAATGCGCAGATATGTGTGTTGCCGTCGAGTCGGCACGTTCGGCGGTCTATTATGCGGCTGCGGCTGCGGCCACCGGCAGTGACGAACTGCCCGAGTTGGCATCGATGGCCAAGGCGTATTGCTCGGAGGCTTTTTTTGCCTGCGCGGCGGATGCCATTCAGGTCCATGGTGGCGTAGGCTTCACATGGGAGTATGATTGTCATCTCTACTTTAAACGAGCGAAGTCGACCGAGACGTTTCTTGGCGACCCGGTCTGGCACCGGGAGCAAGTGGCTCAGCGCATCGGAATTGGCAGGCAAAAATCATCATGA
- a CDS encoding SDR family oxidoreductase: MGILDGRVAIVTGAARGLGRAHALELARQGASVVVNDVGVSLAGDDAGSEGPAAEVVREIEAMGARAIVNGDDVSDWDASGHLIESAVEAFGDLHILVNNAGIVRDRMFMNATEDEFDAVTRVHLKGHFCTGRHAAKYWRGQAKAGKPVSGRIINTSSGAGLQGSIAQAVYSSAKAGIAAMTLVQAAELGRYGITANALAPSARTRMTEEAFADMMKKPDEGFDKMDPDNISPLVAYLGSEDAGDISGRVLEIAGGMVSICDGWRTGPSRDKQARWDAAELGDVLRGLIAEGEAPQKVHGT, from the coding sequence ATGGGAATTCTCGACGGAAGAGTCGCAATTGTCACTGGTGCTGCGCGTGGCTTGGGTCGCGCGCATGCTCTCGAACTGGCCCGCCAGGGCGCGTCGGTTGTCGTCAACGACGTGGGTGTTTCGCTTGCCGGCGATGATGCCGGCTCGGAAGGGCCGGCAGCCGAGGTGGTTCGAGAAATCGAGGCCATGGGGGCGCGTGCGATTGTGAACGGTGATGATGTTTCGGATTGGGATGCCTCCGGGCATTTGATCGAATCTGCCGTCGAAGCGTTTGGCGACCTGCATATCCTGGTGAACAACGCCGGCATCGTTCGTGATCGCATGTTCATGAATGCAACGGAGGACGAGTTCGACGCGGTCACCCGGGTTCATCTGAAAGGACATTTTTGCACGGGCCGCCATGCGGCAAAGTATTGGCGCGGGCAGGCCAAGGCGGGCAAACCGGTATCGGGGCGGATCATCAATACGTCCTCGGGTGCGGGCTTGCAGGGGAGTATAGCGCAAGCGGTTTACTCCTCGGCCAAGGCGGGCATTGCAGCGATGACCTTGGTGCAGGCGGCCGAACTCGGCCGATACGGAATCACCGCGAATGCTCTTGCTCCTTCGGCGCGCACAAGGATGACCGAAGAAGCCTTTGCCGACATGATGAAGAAACCGGACGAAGGTTTCGATAAAATGGATCCTGATAATATCTCGCCGTTGGTTGCCTACCTGGGCAGCGAAGACGCAGGCGATATCAGTGGCCGCGTTCTCGAGATCGCCGGCGGGATGGTCAGTATTTGCGACGGCTGGCGGACCGGTCCTTCTCGGGACAAGCAGGCACGCTGGGATGCAGCAGAACTCGGTGATGTCCTCCGCGGTTTGATCGCCGAGGGCGAAGCCCCGCAAAAGGTTCATGGAACCTGA
- a CDS encoding amidohydrolase family protein, with product MISAASHSNHPYLLITADSHAGAAPELYGPFLEKKWQSEYQDWLKQAEQVAQLMREVMGDRSIGVDGDPDEVGWRNWDSSKRLTECEREGVVGEVVFPNTSPPFAPSMLSEFGEAELGADYQRRWAGIRAHNRWLADFCAEAPDRRAGIAQIFLPFVEESVKEIRWAHAHGLRGGILLPGAPPGSGIEPLYAPCYEPIWATCAELGMPINHHSGGSTPEFGNYLPQSLAMFILEVQWWAYRSIWHLMFSGVFERHPDLRFVLTETGLEWVPPVLEQLDAFYHRMKTNTQCSEHIFGGPTVANLSLTPSEYFERQIWIGASFLSPAHCPLREKVGVHKIMWGSDYPHVEGSHPWTREHLRLTFHDVPEAEIRSMLGQNAASVYGFDLDKLAALAERVGPTPGEIAKPITASEVPIEAQKCPAFASLAP from the coding sequence ATGATTTCCGCTGCCAGTCACTCAAATCATCCCTACCTGCTGATCACCGCGGACAGCCATGCCGGTGCTGCTCCCGAACTCTACGGCCCCTTTCTGGAAAAGAAATGGCAATCCGAGTACCAGGATTGGCTCAAGCAGGCAGAGCAGGTCGCGCAATTGATGCGCGAGGTGATGGGAGACCGGAGCATCGGCGTAGATGGTGACCCCGACGAGGTCGGCTGGCGCAACTGGGATAGCTCCAAGCGACTCACCGAATGCGAGCGCGAAGGCGTCGTTGGCGAAGTCGTCTTTCCCAATACGTCTCCACCTTTCGCACCATCGATGCTGAGCGAGTTTGGCGAAGCTGAACTGGGCGCGGACTACCAGCGTCGATGGGCCGGGATTCGAGCCCATAACCGCTGGCTGGCAGATTTCTGCGCAGAGGCTCCTGATCGTCGAGCGGGCATTGCGCAGATCTTTCTGCCCTTTGTCGAGGAATCGGTAAAGGAAATCCGTTGGGCCCATGCCCATGGATTGCGCGGTGGAATCCTCCTGCCAGGAGCGCCTCCGGGGTCGGGAATCGAGCCACTCTACGCGCCTTGCTACGAGCCGATCTGGGCCACCTGCGCGGAACTCGGCATGCCGATCAACCATCACTCAGGTGGCTCCACACCAGAGTTTGGTAACTACTTGCCCCAATCGTTGGCGATGTTCATTCTCGAAGTCCAGTGGTGGGCCTATCGCTCGATCTGGCATCTGATGTTTTCGGGCGTATTCGAACGCCATCCCGACCTTCGCTTCGTTCTCACCGAGACCGGTCTCGAATGGGTACCGCCCGTGCTCGAACAACTGGATGCATTCTATCATCGCATGAAAACGAACACGCAATGCTCCGAGCATATCTTCGGCGGTCCTACGGTGGCGAACCTCTCGCTTACGCCGTCGGAATACTTCGAACGTCAGATCTGGATCGGTGCCAGCTTTCTTTCTCCGGCTCATTGTCCGCTCCGCGAGAAGGTCGGTGTCCACAAGATCATGTGGGGATCGGACTACCCCCATGTCGAAGGCTCGCACCCCTGGACACGAGAACACCTGCGCCTCACCTTCCACGACGTGCCCGAAGCGGAGATTCGTTCCATGCTCGGCCAGAACGCGGCTTCCGTTTATGGGTTCGACCTCGACAAGCTGGCGGCTCTGGCCGAACGCGTGGGTCCAACGCCCGGTGAAATCGCAAAACCGATCACCGCCTCCGAAGTCCCCATCGAAGCTCAGAAGTGCCCGGCCTTCGCCTCGCTTGCGCCCTAA
- a CDS encoding acetyl-CoA C-acetyltransferase, producing MPEAYIVDAIRTPVGKKKGSLSGIHPADLGAHPLQALFERTDMDPAVVEDVVYGCVDTIGGQAGDIARSCWLVAGLPEEVPGTTIDRQCGSSQQAVHFAAQAVMSGTMDVVVAGGVQQMNQIPISSAMLAGSLLGFPDPFRTSPGWQRRYGNQEVSQFRSAEMIAEKWDCSREEMEVFGLESNNRALRAIEEGRFEREIVPFGTFEKDETPRQSSLEKMARLRTLEEGGRVTAGVSSQIADAASAMLIVSESALKEHGLKPRARIHHLSVRAADPVWMLTAPMPATRYALEKTGLSMNDIDLVEINEAFAPVVMAWEKELDVDHDKVNVNGGAIALGHPLGATGARLMTTLLHELERTGGRYGLQTMCEGGGQANVTIIERLG from the coding sequence ATGCCTGAAGCATATATTGTTGACGCCATCCGAACGCCGGTTGGGAAAAAGAAGGGCTCCCTCAGTGGCATTCATCCTGCGGATCTTGGCGCTCACCCTCTGCAAGCGCTCTTCGAGCGGACGGATATGGACCCGGCGGTGGTCGAGGACGTCGTTTATGGATGTGTCGATACCATCGGTGGCCAGGCGGGTGATATTGCGCGTTCCTGCTGGTTGGTAGCGGGTCTCCCCGAGGAGGTCCCCGGGACGACCATCGACCGACAGTGCGGCTCCTCGCAGCAGGCGGTGCATTTCGCAGCGCAGGCCGTGATGAGCGGGACCATGGACGTTGTGGTCGCAGGCGGGGTTCAGCAGATGAACCAGATCCCGATTTCGTCTGCGATGCTCGCCGGGTCTCTGCTCGGTTTTCCCGACCCGTTTCGCACCTCGCCCGGTTGGCAGCGTCGTTACGGCAATCAGGAGGTATCCCAGTTTCGTTCGGCCGAGATGATCGCCGAGAAGTGGGATTGCTCACGTGAAGAGATGGAAGTCTTTGGTCTGGAGTCCAACAACAGGGCTTTGCGTGCGATCGAGGAAGGCCGCTTCGAGCGCGAGATCGTGCCCTTCGGTACTTTCGAAAAAGATGAGACTCCGCGTCAATCGAGCCTCGAGAAAATGGCCAGACTCCGGACGCTGGAAGAGGGCGGTCGGGTAACCGCGGGCGTTTCGAGCCAGATTGCCGATGCCGCTTCCGCGATGTTGATCGTGTCGGAGAGTGCATTGAAGGAGCATGGCCTCAAACCGCGCGCGCGGATCCATCACCTCAGTGTTCGCGCCGCTGATCCGGTCTGGATGTTGACCGCTCCAATGCCGGCGACGCGCTATGCTCTCGAGAAAACAGGCCTGTCGATGAACGATATCGATCTTGTCGAGATCAACGAAGCTTTCGCCCCTGTCGTCATGGCTTGGGAGAAGGAACTGGACGTTGACCATGACAAGGTAAACGTCAACGGAGGCGCCATTGCTCTTGGTCACCCCCTGGGGGCCACCGGGGCTCGCCTGATGACCACCTTGCTCCATGAACTCGAGCGCACGGGTGGGCGCTATGGTCTGCAGACCATGTGTGAGGGCGGTGGTCAGGCCAACGTCACCATCATCGAAAGGCTCGGTTAG